In Cydia amplana chromosome 13, ilCydAmpl1.1, whole genome shotgun sequence, the genomic stretch CGGCACGGTGCGCAGGCAGCGCCCGGTGCTCGTCTCCCAGACTACAAACCAACATTCTAGTAGCATACTCACTGACAACATCATGTTGCGGCGGTGGTTCCTCAAGTAACTCGTCAGTCCTAGCGGCCACCTTATGCGCCCCTATATCCTGCCCCGGGTTAAGCAGCAGTAGTCTGTTCCCGACGGCAGCCGCTATGAGACTGAGTCCGAGCGCCGGCGTCCAGGCCACGCGCGCCGCCGGCCCGGGGAGCGGCACGGTGCGCAGGCAGCGCCCGGTGCTCGTCTCCCAGACTACAAACCAACAATAacgtatttgactactagtcaaatcagtttattgggttcccctcatctggcataatattgtatgtcagaaatacatttcgcaTAACATGTATCGCAGAAACACTTTTAGTCGAATGATTATTTTGCATAGCTATTACTTggcattactatttactacgcatacaatacattttgcagcatatcattaagcagaagattactgttgccgactttcatttagcataattttatgtaccataaccatcctgcagcatactcttattatggcataatgattttttctgctagcagaaaagcggggtaagttatttaagtaagaactgcgaccccaacaaaattggacgcgtgccagaaaagaaggttagtttatgttagaattgcgacctcctacaaaaacgaatggctgtcagaaaaataggttaggttaggttagagctgcgacctcctacaaaaacgaacggctaccagaaaagtaagcTCAACTGCCATAAACAtcacctttaattaaacttgatagctttatgccaccaaaatagtatgcaatacatttatcggcgaaatcaatattcgattaaaatactattatgatcatcaacagtatgccaaaatatggttctggattataaaactctgcgaagtgattgtatgctaaatgatactatgcgagaggtaattctgccaaacaacatttctgccaagtaacattatacaatacaaatttatgtcaaaaaactttctgcaacacattagtaactccagtttattttttcgaactgtcaaaacgattttgctactatggaatgtgtttgaaacactagcatgtgacgtcacaatcaaattacctactctttatagtttaataccggctttaaaatagaaattgtgtctaaaaatagctgctgtctacgtttctctataatcttttttcagcttcattggaagtcgggaagtgggtcaaatttaacttgcaagattggACCTAGTATAAACATACCTAGTTATAGttatctacatacatacatatgtacattgcaagttaaataaaggtTTGTAAAAAATAGTGCATCTTCCAGATTATTGCGTTATGTCTCCTTACAGCCTCAATCACTAAACGAATATTCACCTTGtcttattacaagcttttatctatgcctttttaattacaatatatGATAGCTTCAATCGAATCTTGAAAGctaaattacctatataaatcaaatattgaatcttcaaggtCTTttaaatattcttacaaaagacgattaaaaaataaaatcacagaAACATAGAATTTTAAGGCTCCTAGGACTTACTCTTAACAGTGCCATCATCGCTTCCGGAGACAGCGTACTGCCCTGTAGGGTCGAAATCAGCACTCCGGACCAGACCGCTGTGGCCCTTGAACATCAGGGCCTCGTGTGTGGGAAACGGCTGCAGCTCCCGGGGAGATGGCAGCTTGGGCACCAGGTCTTCAGGGCTGATGGTCAGCTGGAAGAAATAGGATTATCTTGTGGATTAAGTTCGTATCGTCGTGctatttctatagtttttttagcgttagaaagaaggtaaaccatcttgatgtgtcttttaatttaaaaaaaaattgaaaaacgctttaaaaattagcttatctaatacctttaaacgagcaattcttgtttatttatttatatatatatttcggggatctcggaaacggctctaacgatttcgatgaaatttggtatacaggggttttcgggggcgaaaaatcgatctagctaggtcttatctctgggaaaacgcgtatttccgagttattatatgttttccgagcgaagctcggtcacccagatattattacttatgaaagcaaaagaatgtaaaagaccgtatatcactacatagtataaaacaaagtcgctttacTAAGCTTTAAgctatatgacaccgtaagattgtgaacccgttagtttataaattttataatctaacgtaggttaggttaggttagattataacttccctaccgtcagtttataatgtaactagcgagattataatatgccgagtgtttataattttacggtgacatatataagcATCAAATGTACACATGAAACGCAAtaatatatttgatttgattgattagatctttaaaactacgcaacggatatatatgcgggtttttttaatagacagtgattcaagaggaaggtttatgtataatttgttaacccgtgcaaagagAGGCGGATcgctaataatttataaaaatgttaaaccACTTACCCTCATATGTATGGCTCGAGGAGCGAGATACAGATCCAAGCACCGAAGGAACCGTTCGCGTATGAAGCGAGGGTAGGCGGCGACAGACCGCAGGTTGTCGTGTTTCGTCGGTAAAAAGGTGTATTTGCGCTTCCAAGGAGTTTCTGATAGCTTGTTCCATTCTTTCatctaaaaattaagttttaataagataaaagatagttgcaagtaggcatattacaatgagcttatgaacgtcaaataaagctacaccggctcctaCACCTTTGCCTcgagatttaaatttaaatcccccctcaattagtgatgggtaggacatcaatttaaaatgagtttgtatgagtacctcaatttctaaaatgaggtgttacaatgtcttacttcaaatgaggtgaggtactagcatattttcagcgtcgactattccattaattccaacggcgacacaaatatttaatgtatatacatatttatgtattcatcacttcctttataaataaataaatagtaacatttaattggagtgcaattctgaaggttaagaatagaacttttaggagaaagataattttagaatcaagtaaaatgaatagaggagtgaagtaagacatttttgcggtacgaagtactgcgacaaattaacaaaatgagtggtacaaatgaggtgcctcacgagtgagcgactcaacactaccctcaattggaggagggtatcccaatacgggaccggcaacaaacttggCAATAATTAGACACAGTACAGGCATGCGAGACATATATAATGCGAAAAGAGGTGAAAATGTAGGTAATACTGAAAAAAAACCGAAGTCGAGAAAAATTGGCTAACCAACCATAATATCACTCAGTTCATCATCTTCAGAGTCATATGTATGTTTACTATTTTATGAAAGAACTGGCATATTAAGGTGAGTACTGATAAAACCAATTAAGATTCAAGCTAATTTGATTGTCCAATACTAAAGTTATTATGTTATTCAAATCATTCAACAATTAAAGTCCGATAGTAGCtcattttgaaataaatcatatttaccacaaaataactgcattagggctcatttagacggtgcgagaactcgcatgcgagtttcattacattgcgtcatttgatcggtcggctgaattgatgtgacctcaatggtccgcaatgtaactaaaatcgtataagaGTTCGCGCCgtctaaaatctatttttttattcggtagactgaaatgacagttcatagtatgaacataaaatgtcatttcatactaagaaatgcCATTTTAGTCtactgaattaaaaaatagactttaaatgagcccttaaaatCAACAAACCTCTTTAGAATCGAGCAAGTACTCTGGTGGCGGGTTGTAGCTTTCTGCGTGGGACGGCAGGGCCCGTTTAGGCGCGGGGATGTGTTTGTGGATGCCTCGGATATTCTCATCTTCTGTAGTTGAACCCCACAGGTTGTAAAATTGCCTTACctgatttgtaaaaaataatatcatAAGAAGGTAACTGGATATAAGTTGAAATCTTTATTACATAAAATTGCGACTGTGAATTAAATAAACACTTCATATATTCATCATTTTTAAAATCTGATGatcaataacttttttttaaacttgaaCTCCATTTCATTATTGGTTGCATTTCCCCACAACATCACACCGTATCTTAAACTAGCCGTTACATGTGCATGGTAAACAGACAAGAGATGAGTATAGTAAGAATTTTTACGTCCACAGGGTGACTATAATTAGATTAGTTTATCAAGAGAGCATTTTGCAACCGGGCTGTCTAAGAAAGTACttactatgaaaattcccaCACAAAACTATATGTGAATGTTGTtaagataaaataatagtacattactgcagacgccgggaaagaagggcttgccgggtgagtaggtatagacggccgaccgtagggaggccggatagtgatacgaagtcggcaagaccttttcacggctaggcatgtatagtgcttttctcaaacatatgcaatgaaataaaaaaattcaccactcaaaaaaacaaattataaatatcaaccacaaatagctacacgacaaaagttttttaattttccttccaatcctgccataatgactttttttttacgtaagtcgtccgtatttcgcgtgtgtagtgttcgaatagaccctattagggccattatacacaacctgataataagaatcttaatttcaataaataaaataaatgcagaggattttaaatattgtctatggtctctggtgacttacgtatagacaagattttaaatttattcattaacacattgaatcatacagattcgtaagtattcttaatatcagtacgttcgtgtataacaggcgttagttaacacggatattttggtccgataaccattcattcactaaaaataaaaaaataaaatataattcggctgtttagcctgttcatggacacagaccccatgtttacattagaattaaaaaaaaattacttcccggcctaggccttcaatttcgtatgaaactcctttacagttctctggagttgctccgccctaaacgtgatacttcgaagcctgatataacgcccggagcgacgacatttcattgcatgttagagaaaataaatattataggacatttttacacagattgactaagacCCACAGagagctcaagaaggcttgtgttgtggatactcagacaacgatatatataatatacaaatacatagaaaacaccgaagactcaggaacaaatatctgtgctcatcacacaagtaaatgcccttaccgggatacgaacccaggaccgcagcttcacaggcagggtcactactaggccagaccagtcgtcagtcGTCAGGTGACAGACTCTTTGGTGCGATAGTCCTTAGGTGGTCTGTACACTTCAGATAGAAGTTAGCAACTCCACCGGcgtcacaaataaataaataaataaataaataaataaatatcataggaCAAATGCATTAAATAAAAGAAATCGTTATAAAATGCTTACCCGTTTCTTTCTCCTTTCCATGGCTATTTCCCGCCTCGTCTTGGTCCAGCCCATTTTCAACGCGTGAACTATCTTGGAGATGTGTTTCTGTTCCTCGCGAGACGGCAGGAACGACCGCTTGTGTTCAGGGAACGCGCGGATTGGCGTAGCTAGGACTTCGCGGGAGAACCATTCCACCcacggctgaaaaaaaaaccggccaagtgcgagtcggactcgcgcacggagggttccgcaccatcaacaaaaaatagagcaaaacaagcaaagaaacggtcacccatccaagtactgaccccgcccgacgttgcttaacttcggtcaaaaatcacgtttgttgtatgggagccccacttaaatctttattttggtgtacttccgtttggcccaaatacatttcgccaaatttcacttcccaacaaacttatcgcaatagtttcatttcccaaaggaacctttagcaaagttacacttcgcatataacttatttggtcaaattatcatttggcatgattttactttgtcaaatgttattaggacaaaaacttatttagcaaacgttttttattggctaatattatattccaaaaagatgtttgctcaaattgtattattaacctatatataagtagtgctttcaccaaatattaagcctcaaatgcttcagatttaaaaaaaaaatgcaaaaaaagaaaaatattttttattttattacagccaaagtactaatccgatttctttgtaatttgggtatgttgtatatacaattaaggtcgcgttctgaaaaaaataatatagaattatctcttaaaacaatagtaaaaaattgagatgaaaattttcagaaaaataaaaaaaatacatgcgagatagcgacagttatcaaatttacatatttcatgtagaatttaataatgtttaacatatatttttttcaaaaatttaaatcgggattaacagtgttaaaaactcgaatttgtaacatcccataataccttctcttcattctagggcataaaattctatataaaaaacaagaatttgacacaattctagggattgacagagcaatctatgctggcgccatctgctaaatactttgaccggccaatcccattgattaccgaatcttaattacttaatttttattttaggtccttatataattctagaaaatattattgttcatggttcaaaaaattacatccgtttgcgtaaaacataaccaaaatgataaagtatttcaaatgaaagcaaaaataaaaatactgcaggccctctattggtatgtaaatggtatgccatgtaatattttgggacatgtaagttatgcttaatgatacatttgactaaataatacttggtaaaatgaaacttgaccaagtaattatttgctaaacaataacttgccaaaaaagactattgctaactgaaaaattgcgataagttgttttgccaaacatttttttgggaaatgataatttgggaaacatagtttgggatgtgatactttgggaaacgtttttggcccattcattagtaaaccctttattttattctgtttttagtatttgttgttatagcggcaacagaaatacatcatctgtgaaaatttcaactgtctagctatcacggttcgtgagatacagcctggtgacagacggacggacagcggagtcttagtaatagggtcccgtttttaccctttgggtacggaaccctaaaaagtgttagAACAATTTTGTCTCTGCTAAGATTTGAGGCGTGTCGCGCCAACATGAGGCCTTTTCGACAATATAATTAAATGTAACTGTATTGGAACGCAAACTGAAACAGCATCCATTAAGGTGTAGGTAAGGACTATTTTATATATAACTTTTTCTAATGGGGTTGGCTGGTCGAAGTATTtaacagatggcgccatcatagcttgccctgtcaatccctaaagAATTgagtcaaatttttgttttttaaacgcCATGGATGCCAGCCTTAAgcaaaatctcatagaaaaaggggcaagctatgatggcgccatttaTGCAaaactttgacagttgccaaccccattgtaagTTACTTTAATTATGTTGTTTGCAAAGgactttcgaaaaaaaaaattgctgtCCGCCTTTTCGAAGGCTTTTCTCCTATTagaagaattattttatttaaaacgatTATATGCTTATTAGAAAGAACCACGAAAATAGCAGACGATAAAATCAGGAGCTTTTGCATCAAAGGAGGATGGGCAGATTTGTATGGACACTGGCCTATGAgccaataagaataagcgacataccattggaaaggtttttttatatactccatttttttgtatgacgagacttgtcaaatctctgtttaaaaaaaacaaatatgacacaaaaaaacataagaaaacgaataaaaaaactaaaatatcgtgacaccaaatcatccacaataacaaaaccttaatgatctgcgacacaggaacttagtaccgaaaaaaactatacagtcacgtttaaactcacactactttttgcggtgataacttttttcacacaaagatttgggactatctgccatagtaaaagtattAGAACTTAGAATAAGCTATCCAGTGACATATAGCTTGTCCTTATTGGTCATTAGGCCAATTTGCCCACCCTCCTTTACCCTATATCTTGCAGACCCTACCTCATACTCATCATGGTCAGCATTAGGCACTTGACCCTGGCGGATGCGGGAGATCAGCTCCAGGTCCTGCTTGCTGAGGATCACGTCCTGCCCGGTGCTGGGGTCCCGGACCGTTCGCCAGAAATCTGGGTCTTCGCATTTTCTGTACAAATACACAATATTTTGGTATTAAGGTAGTCGAGAAGGAACAAATGAAAAGGCATTGAAGATGGGAAATAGGACAATCAAAGTTATaagacagaaaaaaaatacaagttatacttggtcaagcagatcttgtcagtagaaaaaggcggcaaatttgaaaaatgtaggcgtgaagggatatcgtctcatagaaattttgaatttcgcgcctttttttactgacaagatttgcttgaccagctatataaacacatgttactatttttttttcatactgaGGTGTTGTCATGAAAAAGTAAGTATATCTATAAAAGAACAACTTGAAAgatattatttttgattaaattttaaatgtcaGTCTTATcaatcaaaaatgtaaatatttgacTAAGAATCAATCAAGAAATAGCCAAAACAGCAGCAAAGCGTAATGAACACAGaaaaaggaaataaaatattatcataaaatcaaaataatgtcatttaacacattcattgccacccagccaaacaagacatccgcgccaggccacaaaaatttcgtcatataaagctgtagtaccacgatccggactatcgggtcgtccggcctggtcATCAAATACCAGaaagtcgggttttcggcactaaaTGTGTTAATTATACTACAATGCTACTTACTTAAGGAACTCATCAATCTGATCTCTCTGCGGCGGCTTGATGATCTTCCGTCCGTCCAAGTCATAGCCAACATGCTGGTACTCATTGTACCACCACATCGGGATGTCGCCGACAGTGTTGCGGCGTTCTTCTTCGTCTGACGTGTCTCCTGACTCGTATTCATCTATGGGGAAAAGTTACATAGTTAGTCCACACTGTGGTAAGGAGGAGACTAGCTTACACTTACTAGCGGAATGTACTATGTATGCGGCACCGCGATATAATACATTCGGTAGAGACACACTAGAAGAGAACGAACTGAATGAACGCGACGCAgatcgacagcccgcctgcttccagccgggcgtccctacattaaaaaaaaaaaaaaaaaaaaaaaaatgtgttattgCTACAAgtaccacaaaaaaaaatacacgagaAAAACAATCTTCATTTCGCAATTATACAAAAACATGCACAAAAATTTTATAACGGTATAGGCAATGGGTACCAATCTCAGCTTTTGCCAGATATATGTCTAGATATATacccagcgctgattttcagacaGGTCCCTTTATGACAGGTCGGTCTTTACATACAGGATGCACAACACCCAGTACCTACACTGGtcattgtaataataatatatgcgaACGGCGCggctgtttgtgtgtgtgtgtgtgtgtgtgtgtgtatgtgtgtgtgtgtgtttgtgtgtgtgtgtgtgtgtgtgtgtgtgtgtgcgtgtgtgtataTGAGTGACTTAGACTGATTAATGAACCAAATATGTactatgtatatattatatatatatgttttattaGTTACATCTACATAGTTATTACATAGATTTATGGTAAAATGTCAGTAAGCAGAATCTGCACTAACAATGTAAGTACTGACACTACTAACAATTCTGACTGAATTAAGAGCATTACAGGAAAATGTTTGCGCAATTTCTACGAGGAGATCtagacaaatatttttaagacaaGGAGATTAAAAAAGCTCAAACAATATAGCCATGACTTTTAACGGAAAAAACTACAAACACTACAATGCACCAAAAACTGTCCAAAAAGATGCCAATTAGCCACGCTGCAGAACAAATTAAGTAACGTAAGGAGCGTATTTGTGTcttttaagtaaaatattattttttggcACACAAAATGACATACCTTTTTGAGCTACTGGCTGCATCTTAACACTAGTTTCCTTAATTTTATCAGCTAACACATCCACACTGTCCTTAATATTTCCTTTTACTTCCTTCCCTTTCACCTGCTTTTCTTTCTCTTTCACCTGCTTTTCTTTTGACTCTTTTTGTTTAGTTTTCTTTTTCACTTTCTGGTTTATCTCTTTGTCCGACTCATCACTGGAACCGGAGTGTGTTTGTCCGATACCAGACTCTGCACCACTGTCTTCTTCACTCTGTTGTGATGcttcatcatcttcatcattaTCACCATCTTCTGATTCATCATCAGCTTCTGAATCTGTTAGGTCCTGTGAAAGATTACAAATATTGGTGGAAATGTATGAACTGGTTTGATGAGTATGATCAGCTATGTGCTGTTATATTTCTTGAGgtgaacattttttaaattaattgtgaAACAAttaaccataaaaaaaaattaacctgtGTACTAACTATGTCAATGATACTTGTTCAAATAATTTTAGTGATAAAAAAAGTTAGcaaagaaatgaaaaaaaaatgtgcacaaatatttgttcttaCAGTAAATTGATAAGGTTCGAGTTGTATCCACTACATAATAACATATGTGATGAACAACAGTTAGACAGCTGTTGCTGTCTACATCCAGTGAAATGAGACAATAGACTAAGGGCCATGCAGTTGCACCAACGACAGTTAACGGACTGAAAAACGTCACACAGCAGAGACCTATtaaacttataataataaaatttagcaaATGCTTTACTGGTGACAGACAATTTGGTGCTTCCGTGGCAACCGAccctaaagccccgtctccatatcgcgcgacaaactatcgaacattggctcgcgcggcagccgcgcgaaATGGTTACCGGGTAGGCTCGCAATATGGGGACGGGGCTTAAGATACAATTATACAATCACATAAATAAAGTATAGAACTTCAGCTTAACAAAATGGGTctacttataaaaattataacaatACTTACTGATGATGCATCTGAAGCATCTGCTGGCTGCTCTTCGTCTCCGAACGTAGAATCGGCATCCTCATCAAACAGTACCtcctaaaaatacaaataccagATATGAAGGTAGGTAGTTACAGATATTGTCAGTATTGTAAGTAAACTGAACTTTGTAAATGTTTCTACTACATGCTTGCCAGCAAGATGTAATActgaatattaatataatattggataTTTGGTTTATGTAGTTATCAAAAAACTATTAAATGCTTACATCTTGTTCCGCATCAGAGTTAACGCCTTCTCCTTCCTCTTCCGAGTCTGTAGCGTCTTCTGTCCCATTCAAATCACCGCGGATCAGATCCTCGCTTGCCCCAGAATCACTTCCCTACAATAAACCACAAATATAACCAATAATGAACAAAATAACACGCTGAAATTATCACTTCACTTTACGACGCTTACCTCATCTTCTGATGAATCTTTGGCACCAGTTTTCTTGGCATTCTTTGCGTCTATTTTTCTTTTCAGTAAACCAGCTTTAAATGGTGGCATTTTGTGGTATCTATATCATAATTCAGAAAATAAAGCGGCTTGGAGACTCCGAGCCACCAACTAACACGTGTTGTTCATTCACATCAGTGACCTGTCAAAGTGACATTGACACATTGAATTTCGACTATTTTATATAGGTGAATCGGAAcgcaaatacatttattttgccTTTAGAAAGTTATAAAATGTTAGCCGCAAATTAAAATGGTGCTAGATAGATGAATGGATgagatgaaaaaaatatatcaaaataaagAATGCATTTGAGGTGAAATAGGGTAGGGTAGTGGCTGAATGACCATCTTTTGCCAGAGAAAACTATGATTATTAAAGTATAAAAGATTTGTCTatggttttattccattatACGCACAAGTTTAGGTACGAGTTAATGAAATAAGTGTTAAAGTAACCCTAATATTCTGGATACATTGGAACATAAGAAATTGACAAATGAAGTGAGGTtatatcatgaatctagtataactggattgggcatgagtggtggggataactgacagaacgagatagtcttatgtatctttcagtaggagtagcagcgaaagcgctattattgtttgtccttgtcacagtctcgcatcttgttttattccccaccgtaaattgaccaccgtgattggtcgaattcatttgttgcccaccataacaaataaattcgaccaatcatagcggcgcaatgcgacgctatgattggtcgaatttatatgttttgtccctcacggaggcacgcgtagaccacttctataggatgctaccttctatgggttatataaatttttaaaataaaattgtcataataaaaatacgtaaaaagacctaataaaaatattaagtaatatAATGACGCAGAACTAAACAAGGACATTAGTTGAGTAGATTCAGTACAATTATAGATAATACTATACAAAATGTTTCGTCAATTTTTAAGGGCTTTGGAACCAGTTAGAAATAGTTTGGTGAGTACAATAGCCTTGTGCCTTGACTGTATGTTTTATATCCTTATCCTTATACCAATCGCAATATTTTTTCATTAGTCCCGAGGTGTAGTGGGCAACGGAGCCGGAGCGACCGGCAGCAAGTTTGAACAAAACTGCGTATCTAAGGAACAGCAGCTAACCGAGGCCCTCAAAAAGTCGCTGCCGGGGACCACTTATGTGAGCGTGGAGGATATTTCAGGTGGCTGCGGGGCTATGTTCGAGGTACTACGTAGTTGTAAATGTtgtaattaagtaaataatcCACCAGGATAACTATGAAGTTAGGCGTGTCTCATGAGCAGTTCAACCTGTTCAACGTTGTAATATTCATGGTCTCGTTATTTAACTTGCTTTATTACTGGCACGTAATAATCACTGATATTGTAAAGTTTCGGATGCCTTATGTGTTGTTCCAAAATCTTCCTGTCCAAGAGTTTCATAGTTATCCTGTATATAGCAATATACACTGGCATTCAAAAATGCATGGACATGTTTCAAACGTAATATTAAGGCATTACGGTCGACATCAGTTCTATCCATGCACTTTTGAACACCACTGTGCActgtaccataaaatgtagCTACGAAATATCAATTAATGGTATTATTCATGGATTTTACTTGATTGCAGATCAGTATAGAGGCTAAAGAGTTTTCTGGGCTGTCCCGAGTCAAGCAACACAGGCTGGTCACAGACTCCCTGAAAGAAGAAATTGCTGGGATGCACGGGATCCGCATTCATACCAACCCCACCCCGGACAGCAAATGATTTGACACATTGAGTGCCAGGAACCCACTCGGCGGGTTCTCTGTTTGTTGtagctttcctctacaaagcagGAAAACCCTGGGATAAG encodes the following:
- the LOC134653368 gene encoding ribosome biogenesis protein BOP1 homolog — translated: MPPFKAGLLKRKIDAKNAKKTGAKDSSEDEGSDSGASEDLIRGDLNGTEDATDSEEEGEGVNSDAEQDEVLFDEDADSTFGDEEQPADASDASSDLTDSEADDESEDGDNDEDDEASQQSEEDSGAESGIGQTHSGSSDESDKEINQKVKKKTKQKESKEKQVKEKEKQVKGKEVKGNIKDSVDVLADKIKETSVKMQPVAQKDEYESGDTSDEEERRNTVGDIPMWWYNEYQHVGYDLDGRKIIKPPQRDQIDEFLKKCEDPDFWRTVRDPSTGQDVILSKQDLELISRIRQGQVPNADHDEYEPWVEWFSREVLATPIRAFPEHKRSFLPSREEQKHISKIVHALKMGWTKTRREIAMERRKKRVRQFYNLWGSTTEDENIRGIHKHIPAPKRALPSHAESYNPPPEYLLDSKEMKEWNKLSETPWKRKYTFLPTKHDNLRSVAAYPRFIRERFLRCLDLYLAPRAIHMRLTISPEDLVPKLPSPRELQPFPTHEALMFKGHSGLVRSADFDPTGQYAVSGSDDGTVKIWETSTGRCLRTVPLPGPAARVAWTPALGLSLIAAAVGNRLLLLNPGQDIGAHKVAARTDELLEEPPPQHDVVMDERTTTAVQWDKVKPEEWAIGVRVAVTHFKPVIHLAWHGKGDYIAVTLQDGASRAVVVHQLSRRRSQLPFSKAKGLVQCALFHPVTPRLFVATQRVVRIYDLVKQELIKKLLTGAQWVSSMAVHPAGDNLLVASYDRKCMWFDLELSSKPYQTLRLHGGAVRSVAFHRRYPLFATAGDDHNIVVSHGMVYNDLLQNPLLVPLKQLRGPEKREDLCVLDIRFHPTQPWLLAAGADSTLRLYT
- the LOC134653235 gene encoding bolA-like protein 3 → MFRQFLRALEPVRNSLSRGVVGNGAGATGSKFEQNCVSKEQQLTEALKKSLPGTTYVSVEDISGGCGAMFEISIEAKEFSGLSRVKQHRLVTDSLKEEIAGMHGIRIHTNPTPDSK